One window of the Anaeromyxobacter dehalogenans 2CP-C genome contains the following:
- the lpxA gene encoding acyl-ACP--UDP-N-acetylglucosamine O-acyltransferase has protein sequence MAIHPTAIVEAGAQVDPSCDIGPYAVIGPLVRMGPGNSVGAHAVVTGRTTLGASNRIFPHAVIGGIPQDLKYRGEDTALVIGDRNTFREFATVNLGTAGGGGVTRIGSGGLFMASSHIGHDCQVGDGAIIANSVAIAGHVLIEDHVHFGGLSASHQFCRVGRLAFVGGMTGVAMDVAPYCTVAGARGELAGLNTIGMQRAGMTEEQVGRVKQAYKIVFRSSLGLAEAIAQLEAELAGHPETDHFIAFLKGSQRGITR, from the coding sequence ATGGCAATCCACCCCACCGCCATCGTCGAGGCCGGCGCGCAGGTCGATCCGTCCTGCGACATCGGCCCCTACGCCGTGATCGGCCCGCTGGTTCGCATGGGCCCCGGCAACTCGGTCGGCGCGCACGCGGTCGTGACCGGCCGGACCACGCTCGGCGCGTCGAACCGGATCTTCCCGCACGCGGTCATCGGCGGCATCCCGCAGGACCTGAAGTACCGGGGCGAGGACACCGCGCTCGTCATCGGCGACCGCAACACGTTCCGCGAGTTCGCCACCGTGAACCTCGGGACCGCCGGCGGCGGCGGGGTGACCCGCATCGGCTCGGGCGGCCTGTTCATGGCGAGCAGCCACATCGGCCACGACTGCCAGGTGGGCGACGGGGCCATCATCGCGAACTCGGTGGCCATCGCCGGCCACGTGCTCATCGAGGACCACGTGCACTTCGGCGGACTGTCCGCGTCGCACCAGTTCTGCCGCGTCGGGCGGCTCGCGTTCGTGGGCGGCATGACCGGCGTCGCCATGGACGTCGCGCCGTACTGCACCGTGGCGGGCGCGCGCGGCGAGCTGGCCGGGCTGAACACCATCGGCATGCAGCGCGCGGGGATGACCGAGGAGCAGGTCGGCCGCGTCAAGCAGGCCTACAAGATCGTGTTCCGCTCGAGCCTGGGCCTCGCCGAGGCCATCGCGCAGCTCGAGGCGGAGCTCGCCGGCCACCCCGAGACCGACCACTTCATCGCGTTCCTGAAGGGCTCGCAGCGCGGCATCACGAGGTAG
- a CDS encoding OmpH family outer membrane protein, whose product MRTLARLSLLALLLSATAARAEAKFGFVDLQRAIREVDEGKSATAVLKKDFDEKQKVIDQKKAEFDKLKTEFDKQALVMADQAKKDKAAELDRKAMELQQLFVQLQKDLSQREGEVMRGIVDKMTGVIREIAEADGFTMVFERNDAGIVYAPQSLDLTNELVRKYNARFGAGSKAGGQAKKAEPAKPAAGKK is encoded by the coding sequence ATGCGCACTCTCGCCCGCCTCTCCCTGCTCGCCCTCCTCCTCTCCGCCACCGCCGCCCGCGCCGAGGCCAAGTTCGGCTTCGTGGACCTGCAGCGCGCCATCCGCGAGGTGGACGAGGGCAAGTCGGCCACCGCCGTGCTGAAGAAGGACTTCGACGAGAAGCAGAAGGTCATCGACCAGAAGAAGGCCGAGTTCGACAAGCTCAAGACCGAGTTCGACAAGCAGGCCCTGGTCATGGCCGACCAGGCGAAGAAGGACAAGGCCGCCGAGCTCGACCGGAAGGCGATGGAGCTGCAGCAGCTGTTCGTGCAGCTCCAGAAGGACCTCTCCCAGCGCGAGGGCGAGGTGATGCGCGGCATCGTGGACAAGATGACCGGCGTCATCCGCGAGATCGCCGAGGCGGACGGGTTCACCATGGTCTTCGAGCGCAACGACGCGGGCATCGTCTACGCGCCGCAGTCGCTCGACCTCACCAACGAGCTGGTCCGCAAGTACAACGCCCGCTTCGGCGCCGGGAGCAAGGCCGGCGGGCAGGCGAAGAAGGCCGAGCCGGCCAAGCCGGCCGCCGGGAAGAAGTAG
- the lpxD gene encoding UDP-3-O-(3-hydroxymyristoyl)glucosamine N-acyltransferase — translation MASYTLAELAARVGGQVDGDGKLRLEGIAPLEEATAAEISFFSNRKYRKAFEASRAGAVVVEPGEKVPAGRPVLRVVNAYLAFAKISTLFHPPREAMPEVAPTAVIHPTARVHPSAQVMPLACVGPDAQVGARTILFPGVHVADGARVGEDCVLYHNVVVRERCAVGNRVILQPGCVVGSDGFGFAFDPDGEGKGPRHYKVPQVGNVVIEDDVEVGANTCVDRATLGSTRIGRGAKIDNLVQIAHNVQVGPLSLLVSQVGVAGSTKLGMGVVAGGQAGIVGHLEIGDGVRIGAQSGVMADVEAGETVSGSPAVPHGNWLKAMASLDHLHDMRKELRELRREVERLRADAGEDEP, via the coding sequence GTGGCGTCCTACACGCTCGCGGAGCTCGCCGCCCGCGTCGGCGGCCAGGTGGACGGCGACGGGAAGCTGCGGCTCGAGGGCATCGCGCCGCTCGAGGAGGCCACGGCGGCCGAGATCTCGTTCTTCTCGAACCGCAAGTACCGCAAGGCGTTCGAGGCGTCGCGCGCCGGCGCGGTGGTGGTCGAGCCGGGCGAGAAGGTGCCGGCCGGCCGCCCGGTGCTGCGGGTCGTGAACGCCTACCTCGCGTTCGCGAAGATCTCGACGCTGTTCCACCCACCGCGCGAGGCGATGCCGGAGGTGGCCCCCACCGCGGTGATCCACCCGACGGCCCGGGTCCACCCGAGCGCGCAGGTGATGCCGCTCGCCTGCGTGGGGCCGGACGCGCAGGTGGGCGCGCGCACCATCCTGTTCCCGGGCGTGCACGTGGCCGACGGGGCGCGGGTGGGCGAGGACTGCGTGCTCTACCACAACGTGGTGGTGCGCGAGCGCTGCGCGGTGGGCAACCGCGTCATCCTGCAGCCGGGCTGCGTCGTCGGCTCGGACGGCTTCGGCTTCGCGTTCGACCCGGACGGCGAGGGCAAGGGTCCCCGCCACTACAAGGTCCCGCAGGTCGGGAACGTGGTGATCGAGGACGACGTGGAGGTGGGCGCGAACACGTGCGTGGATCGCGCCACCCTCGGCTCGACGCGCATCGGCCGCGGGGCCAAGATCGACAACCTGGTGCAGATCGCGCACAACGTCCAGGTCGGCCCGCTCAGCCTGCTCGTGTCGCAGGTGGGCGTCGCCGGCTCCACCAAGCTCGGCATGGGCGTGGTGGCGGGCGGCCAGGCCGGCATCGTCGGCCACCTCGAGATCGGCGACGGCGTGCGGATCGGCGCGCAGTCCGGCGTGATGGCCGACGTGGAGGCCGGTGAGACCGTGTCCGGCTCGCCGGCCGTGCCCCACGGCAACTGGCTGAAGGCGATGGCGTCGCTCGATCACCTGCACGACATGCGCAAGGAGCTGCGCGAGCTGCGCCGCGAGGTGGAGCGGCTGCGCGCGGACGCCGGCGAGGACGAGCCATGA
- the hemN gene encoding oxygen-independent coproporphyrinogen III oxidase, translating into MIQIPSTQLIKKYDRPGPRYTSYPTAPEWTEAFGPAQYVEHLARANQQGGPLSIYVHLPFCREMCRFCGCNVVATHDRTRADAYLDVLEKEVALVAAKLPDRRAASQLHWGGGTPTFLDEKQLVRCHDILARHFTFTSDVEKAIEIDPAITTRSQIEVLAKLGFNRISMGVQDFDARVQEVVGRIQGEKETADLVQAARDNGFKGVNLDLIYGLPYQTPETWKKTLERILAIHPDRMAVFGFAYVPWSKPHQRLLPQEALPKTEQRVELFLSAVEAFTGAGYRLIGLDHFALESDELAVAQSGGYLYRNFQGYTVRPADDTVAFGMTSISDIGGAYAQNAHKLKDWEAKVGAGIIPVDRGASMSADDVMRRFTINRVMCLLRLDLREIAEKFGPEGRAAVEADLRAGVKELEDDGLVTFDGDVLKVTPLGQLLVRNVAMLFDAYLKKEGGKKQFSRTV; encoded by the coding sequence GTGATCCAGATCCCGTCCACGCAGCTCATCAAGAAGTACGACCGGCCCGGGCCGCGCTACACCAGCTACCCGACCGCGCCCGAGTGGACCGAGGCGTTCGGCCCGGCGCAGTACGTCGAGCACCTGGCGCGCGCGAACCAGCAGGGCGGTCCGCTCTCCATCTACGTGCACCTCCCGTTCTGCCGGGAGATGTGCCGCTTCTGCGGCTGCAACGTGGTGGCGACGCACGACCGCACCCGCGCCGACGCGTACCTGGACGTGCTCGAGAAGGAGGTCGCGCTGGTGGCGGCGAAGCTGCCCGACCGGCGCGCGGCCTCGCAGCTCCACTGGGGCGGCGGGACGCCCACGTTCCTCGACGAGAAGCAGCTGGTGCGCTGCCACGACATCCTGGCGCGCCACTTCACCTTCACGTCCGACGTCGAGAAGGCGATCGAGATCGACCCGGCCATCACCACCCGCTCGCAGATCGAGGTGCTGGCGAAGCTCGGGTTCAACCGCATCTCGATGGGCGTGCAGGACTTCGACGCGCGGGTGCAGGAGGTGGTCGGCCGCATCCAGGGCGAGAAGGAGACCGCCGACCTGGTGCAGGCCGCGCGCGACAACGGCTTCAAGGGCGTCAACCTCGACCTCATCTACGGGCTGCCCTACCAGACGCCCGAGACCTGGAAGAAGACGCTCGAGCGCATCCTCGCCATCCACCCGGACCGCATGGCGGTGTTCGGCTTCGCCTACGTGCCGTGGTCGAAGCCGCACCAGCGCCTGCTGCCGCAGGAGGCGCTGCCGAAGACCGAGCAGCGCGTGGAGCTGTTCCTGTCGGCGGTGGAGGCGTTCACCGGCGCCGGGTACCGGCTCATCGGCCTCGACCACTTCGCGCTGGAGTCGGACGAGCTCGCCGTCGCCCAGAGCGGCGGGTACCTGTACCGCAACTTCCAGGGCTACACGGTCCGGCCGGCCGACGACACGGTGGCGTTCGGGATGACCTCCATCTCGGACATCGGCGGCGCGTACGCGCAGAACGCGCACAAGCTCAAGGACTGGGAGGCGAAGGTCGGGGCCGGGATCATCCCGGTGGACCGCGGGGCCTCCATGTCCGCGGACGACGTGATGCGGCGGTTCACCATCAACCGCGTCATGTGCCTGCTCCGCCTCGACCTCCGCGAGATCGCGGAGAAGTTCGGGCCGGAGGGCCGGGCGGCCGTCGAGGCCGACCTGCGCGCGGGCGTGAAGGAGCTGGAGGACGACGGGCTGGTCACGTTCGACGGCGACGTGCTGAAGGTGACGCCGCTCGGCCAGCTCCTGGTCCGCAACGTGGCCATGCTGTTCGACGCCTACCTGAAGAAGGAAGGCGGCAAGAAGCAGTTCTCGCGCACGGTGTAG
- the fabZ gene encoding 3-hydroxyacyl-ACP dehydratase FabZ — translation MSESAERKSILDVVGIQELLPHRPPFLLVDRVVEFEAHRRLVALKGVTMNEPFFQGHFPAQPVMPGVLILEALAQAAALLATMSLKPDEVKDKITYLMGIDGARFRRPVVPGDRLELEVEVTKQKGAVWKQTGVARVDGQVVAEAEFMAMLADRER, via the coding sequence ATGAGCGAGAGCGCGGAGCGCAAGTCGATCCTCGACGTCGTCGGGATCCAGGAGCTGCTGCCGCACCGGCCGCCGTTCCTGCTGGTGGACCGGGTGGTGGAGTTCGAGGCGCACCGGCGGCTGGTGGCGCTCAAGGGCGTCACCATGAACGAGCCGTTCTTCCAGGGGCACTTCCCGGCCCAGCCGGTGATGCCCGGGGTGCTCATCCTGGAGGCGCTCGCCCAGGCGGCCGCGCTGCTCGCCACGATGTCCCTGAAGCCCGACGAGGTGAAGGACAAGATCACCTACCTCATGGGCATCGACGGGGCGCGCTTCCGCCGCCCGGTGGTGCCGGGCGACCGGCTCGAGCTCGAGGTCGAGGTGACGAAGCAGAAGGGCGCCGTCTGGAAGCAGACCGGCGTCGCGCGCGTCGATGGCCAGGTGGTCGCCGAGGCCGAGTTCATGGCGATGCTCGCCGACCGCGAGCGGTAG
- the hemH gene encoding ferrochelatase encodes MSHTAVFLMNLGGPRNLAEVEPYLYELFSDPLVITAPFGPFRKPIAKLISRTRAPSSAEKYQLIGGKSPLVEGTEAQARALQAALGPGYSCHLAMRCGHPNTEEGVRDALAAGATRAVALPLYPQYANATTRSSLLELRRLWPKDRPLAEVCTWHDHEGYLDASAAALRETLEQVPAALRGRTRVVFSAHGLPMSQVRKGDPYPKYVEHSARETASRAGAADWQLTYQSRVGPAKWLGPDTVKYLEASAKDLAIVAVPIAFVSEHLETLYDMDILAKEAAEKAGAAAYLRVPALGVRADFIAALADVVHEGEKASRTVAA; translated from the coding sequence ATGAGCCACACCGCCGTCTTCCTCATGAACCTCGGCGGGCCGAGGAACCTCGCGGAGGTCGAGCCGTACCTCTACGAGCTGTTCTCCGACCCGCTGGTGATCACGGCGCCGTTCGGCCCGTTCCGCAAGCCCATCGCGAAGCTCATCTCGCGCACGCGGGCGCCGTCGTCGGCGGAGAAGTACCAGCTCATCGGCGGCAAGTCGCCGCTGGTGGAGGGCACCGAGGCGCAGGCGCGCGCGCTCCAGGCCGCGCTCGGCCCCGGGTACTCGTGCCACCTCGCCATGCGCTGCGGGCACCCCAACACCGAGGAGGGCGTCCGCGACGCGCTCGCCGCGGGGGCGACCCGCGCGGTGGCGCTGCCGCTGTACCCGCAGTACGCGAACGCCACCACGCGCAGCTCGCTCCTGGAGCTGCGCCGGCTCTGGCCGAAGGACCGCCCGCTCGCCGAGGTCTGCACCTGGCACGACCACGAGGGCTACCTGGACGCGTCGGCCGCGGCGCTGCGGGAGACGCTGGAGCAGGTGCCCGCCGCGCTGCGCGGCCGCACCCGCGTGGTGTTCAGCGCGCACGGCCTGCCCATGAGCCAGGTGCGCAAGGGCGACCCGTACCCGAAGTACGTCGAGCACTCCGCCCGCGAGACCGCGAGCCGCGCCGGCGCCGCCGACTGGCAGCTCACCTACCAGAGCCGCGTCGGCCCGGCGAAGTGGCTCGGCCCCGACACCGTGAAGTACCTCGAGGCCAGCGCGAAGGACCTCGCCATCGTCGCCGTGCCCATCGCGTTCGTCTCGGAGCACCTCGAGACGCTCTACGACATGGACATCCTGGCGAAGGAGGCCGCCGAGAAGGCCGGCGCCGCGGCGTACCTGCGCGTGCCGGCGCTGGGCGTCCGGGCCGACTTCATCGCCGCGCTCGCGGACGTGGTCCACGAGGGAGAGAAGGCGTCGCGGACGGTGGCGGCGTAG
- a CDS encoding LpxI family protein produces the protein MATIGLIAGGGRFPLLFAESARRAGHRVVAVAHKSETDPELAKQVDAITWVKLGQIGHLLEGLRAGGASQCVMLGSITKKRFFADAMLDATGVRVLARVAVRSDDNLLRAMARFLEEEGVAITDPTPFLADRLAPEGVLGRHQPTPEELEDARYGLELARGIGRLDLGQTVVVKDRVALAVEALEGTDACIRRGGELARSGGFVVAKAVKPHQDRRFDLPAVGPDTVVSLREARGRLLAVEAGATLVMDLPRMVELADKAKIVLLGLR, from the coding sequence GTGGCGACCATCGGCCTCATCGCCGGCGGCGGGCGGTTCCCCCTCCTGTTCGCCGAGAGCGCGCGCCGTGCCGGGCACCGCGTGGTGGCGGTGGCGCACAAGTCCGAGACCGACCCCGAGCTGGCGAAGCAGGTGGACGCGATCACCTGGGTGAAGCTGGGGCAGATCGGCCACCTGCTGGAGGGGCTGCGCGCCGGCGGGGCGAGCCAGTGCGTGATGCTCGGCTCCATCACCAAGAAGCGGTTCTTCGCCGACGCCATGCTCGACGCCACCGGCGTGAGGGTGCTGGCGCGCGTGGCGGTCCGCTCCGACGACAACCTGCTGCGGGCCATGGCGCGCTTCCTCGAGGAGGAGGGCGTCGCCATCACCGATCCGACCCCGTTCCTCGCCGACCGGCTCGCGCCGGAGGGCGTGCTGGGCCGGCACCAGCCGACGCCGGAGGAGCTGGAGGACGCGCGCTACGGGCTGGAGCTGGCGCGCGGCATCGGCCGGCTGGACCTCGGGCAGACCGTGGTGGTGAAGGACCGGGTGGCGCTGGCGGTGGAGGCGCTGGAGGGCACCGACGCCTGCATCCGGCGCGGCGGCGAGCTGGCGAGGTCGGGCGGGTTCGTGGTGGCGAAGGCGGTGAAGCCGCACCAGGACCGCCGCTTCGACCTGCCCGCGGTCGGGCCGGACACGGTGGTGTCGCTGCGCGAGGCGCGCGGCCGGCTGCTGGCGGTCGAGGCGGGGGCGACGCTGGTGATGGACCTCCCGCGCATGGTCGAGCTCGCCGACAAGGCGAAGATCGTGCTGCTCGGGCTGCGCTGA
- the hemE gene encoding uroporphyrinogen decarboxylase: protein MAAPMTHRFLAACRREPVDRVPVWMMRQAGRYQPSYRAVRQKVSFLELCRSPELIAQVTVAPIDEFGFDAAILFSDILVHLPAMGLDLTFEKGEKGKGDGGPKIGNPVRTRADVDALRVPVPKKDLPYVLDGVRAIRTALADRVPLIGFVGGPFTVASYAVEGGSQGFTRLKTMLYAEPATAHALFEKLTQAAIVQIEEQVAAGAQAAQIFESWLGELAREDLEEFSFPYLARIAEAVRKTGVPSIIFSTGTTAHLERMAKLGYDVVSVDWRIPIDEARARLPGVAVQGNYDSTLLLGPREVAVARAQQLLRAAGPTPGYIFNLGHGIQVGTPTENVKAVVDAVHAFGWK from the coding sequence ATGGCGGCCCCCATGACCCACCGATTCCTCGCCGCGTGCCGCCGTGAGCCCGTCGACCGCGTTCCCGTCTGGATGATGCGCCAGGCCGGCCGGTACCAGCCGTCCTACCGCGCCGTCCGCCAGAAGGTGAGCTTCCTGGAGCTGTGCCGCTCGCCGGAGCTCATCGCCCAGGTGACGGTCGCGCCCATCGACGAGTTCGGCTTCGACGCCGCCATCCTGTTCTCCGACATCCTGGTCCACCTGCCGGCCATGGGCCTCGACCTCACGTTCGAGAAGGGCGAGAAGGGCAAGGGCGACGGCGGGCCGAAGATCGGCAACCCGGTGCGCACCCGCGCCGACGTGGACGCGCTGCGCGTGCCGGTCCCGAAGAAGGACCTGCCCTACGTGCTCGACGGCGTGCGCGCCATCCGCACGGCGCTCGCCGACCGCGTGCCGCTCATCGGCTTCGTGGGCGGGCCGTTCACCGTGGCGAGCTACGCCGTCGAGGGCGGCAGCCAGGGCTTCACCCGCCTGAAGACCATGCTGTACGCCGAGCCGGCCACGGCGCACGCGCTGTTCGAGAAGCTCACCCAGGCCGCGATCGTGCAGATCGAGGAGCAGGTGGCGGCCGGGGCGCAGGCGGCCCAGATCTTCGAGAGCTGGCTGGGCGAGCTGGCCCGCGAGGACCTCGAGGAGTTCAGCTTCCCGTACCTGGCCCGCATCGCCGAGGCGGTGCGCAAGACCGGCGTCCCCTCCATCATCTTCTCCACCGGCACCACCGCGCACCTCGAGCGGATGGCGAAGCTCGGCTACGACGTCGTCTCGGTGGACTGGCGCATCCCCATCGACGAGGCGCGCGCCCGGCTGCCGGGCGTGGCGGTGCAGGGCAACTACGACTCGACGCTGCTCCTCGGGCCGCGCGAGGTGGCGGTGGCGCGGGCCCAGCAGCTGCTCCGGGCGGCCGGGCCGACCCCGGGTTACATCTTCAACCTCGGCCACGGGATCCAGGTGGGAACCCCGACCGAGAACGTGAAGGCGGTGGTGGACGCGGTCCACGCCTTCGGGTGGAAGTGA
- a CDS encoding DnaJ domain-containing protein — translation MPRILVAEGHPATREFVARSLADAGLEAVAPEDPQQVFELYAAQRADAVVLAADLAAGPAGPLAQRLRAADPRALLVVADKEHLGKARGLAAVLPLKPNAYVADPTRRELVDKVQQLVAQAAAAARARLRGAALVLSRAPAARGEVRPGVVARLLHQIWRSAAEGVLVLEEPAGPAQRIFFQRGAPVALQSDDPADALLRWLRDAGRIDAAAQRAAVEGMASGLSPGAALVAAGVLEPGEPLSAALRAHLEALVARAVGAREGRWRFHAGGEFAGEIHATPVLPLRAILEGARGGIPARHFSDALRAVTDAYPVRTGDFQQVLPAAGLSSADLRLAVSIDGRTRMRDWLEARRTELRDALTLLWFLSMVGAVAFHEAPEAGDAVYGKAPGPPRRRPLPADRAEAVRQAALQILPGSYFRALGVDISAGPAEIEAAYREVAGRFHPDAFAQFEVGDLEDLLAAVQDKVTAAYKVLSTPEKREAYLSFLMLRYELSGVRRPGIDVAAEIALKRGERALRARRISDALAAFREAVERNPREPEYLAMLGFAALHDPALPPGERAQEARRQARKALSLAPDGGRAAAVLALAEAALGEVAEARRVTLSALRAQPDRELLKQVLHRLNAA, via the coding sequence GTGCCACGCATCCTGGTCGCCGAGGGACACCCGGCCACGCGCGAATTCGTCGCCCGGAGCCTCGCCGACGCCGGGCTGGAGGCGGTCGCCCCCGAGGACCCCCAGCAGGTGTTCGAGCTGTACGCCGCGCAGCGGGCGGACGCGGTCGTGCTCGCGGCGGACCTCGCGGCGGGGCCGGCCGGTCCGCTCGCGCAGCGGCTCCGCGCCGCGGATCCGCGCGCGCTGCTCGTGGTCGCGGACAAGGAGCACCTGGGCAAGGCGCGCGGGCTCGCCGCCGTGCTCCCGCTGAAGCCGAACGCGTACGTGGCCGACCCCACCCGCCGCGAGCTGGTGGACAAGGTCCAGCAGCTCGTGGCGCAGGCCGCCGCGGCGGCGCGCGCCCGGCTGCGGGGGGCCGCGCTGGTGCTGTCGCGCGCGCCCGCGGCGCGCGGCGAGGTGCGGCCGGGCGTGGTGGCCCGGCTGCTCCACCAGATCTGGCGCTCGGCGGCGGAGGGGGTGCTGGTGCTGGAGGAGCCGGCCGGGCCGGCGCAGCGGATCTTCTTCCAGCGCGGCGCGCCGGTGGCGCTCCAGTCCGACGACCCCGCCGACGCGCTGCTGCGCTGGCTGCGCGACGCCGGGCGGATCGACGCGGCGGCGCAGCGCGCGGCGGTGGAGGGGATGGCGAGCGGGCTCAGCCCGGGCGCCGCGCTGGTCGCCGCCGGCGTGCTCGAGCCGGGCGAGCCGCTCTCGGCGGCGCTGCGCGCGCACCTCGAGGCCCTGGTGGCGCGGGCCGTCGGCGCGCGCGAGGGCCGCTGGCGCTTCCACGCCGGCGGCGAGTTCGCCGGAGAGATCCACGCCACGCCGGTGCTCCCGCTGCGCGCCATCCTCGAGGGCGCCCGCGGCGGCATCCCGGCGCGGCACTTCTCCGACGCGCTGCGCGCCGTCACCGACGCGTACCCGGTCCGGACCGGCGACTTCCAGCAGGTCCTCCCCGCCGCCGGCCTCTCCAGCGCCGACCTGCGCCTGGCCGTGTCGATCGACGGCCGGACGCGCATGCGCGACTGGCTGGAGGCCCGGCGCACCGAGCTGCGCGACGCGCTCACGCTCCTGTGGTTCCTGTCGATGGTGGGCGCGGTCGCGTTCCACGAGGCGCCCGAGGCCGGCGACGCGGTGTACGGCAAGGCGCCCGGCCCGCCCCGCCGCCGCCCCCTGCCCGCCGACCGGGCCGAGGCGGTGCGCCAGGCGGCGCTGCAGATCCTGCCCGGCAGCTACTTCCGCGCGCTCGGGGTGGACATCTCGGCCGGGCCCGCCGAGATCGAGGCCGCCTACCGCGAGGTCGCCGGGCGCTTCCACCCGGACGCGTTCGCGCAGTTCGAGGTGGGCGACCTCGAGGACCTGCTCGCCGCGGTGCAGGACAAGGTGACCGCCGCGTACAAGGTGCTCTCCACCCCGGAGAAGCGCGAGGCGTACCTGTCGTTCCTGATGCTGCGCTACGAGCTGTCCGGCGTGCGCCGCCCCGGGATCGACGTGGCGGCGGAGATCGCGCTGAAGCGCGGCGAGCGCGCGCTGCGGGCGCGGCGCATCTCCGACGCGCTGGCGGCGTTCCGCGAGGCGGTGGAGCGGAACCCGCGGGAGCCCGAGTACCTCGCCATGCTCGGCTTCGCCGCGCTGCACGATCCCGCCCTCCCCCCCGGCGAGCGCGCCCAGGAGGCGCGCCGCCAGGCGCGAAAGGCGCTGTCGCTCGCCCCCGACGGCGGCCGCGCCGCCGCGGTGCTCGCGCTCGCCGAGGCCGCGCTCGGCGAGGTGGCCGAGGCGCGCCGGGTGACGCTGTCCGCGCTGAGGGCGCAGCCCGACCGCGAGCTGCTGAAGCAGGTGCTGCACCGGCTGAACGCGGCGTGA
- a CDS encoding DUF167 domain-containing protein — translation MAWARDEGGAAVLEILVQPRASRTRAVGEHDGRLKIQLAAPPVDGAANAALVEFLAVALGVRRADVALLRGEAGRRKTVRVAGITAAAAVAALAP, via the coding sequence ATGGCCTGGGCGCGCGACGAGGGCGGCGCGGCGGTGCTGGAGATCCTGGTCCAGCCGCGCGCCTCCCGCACCCGCGCGGTGGGCGAGCACGACGGCCGGCTCAAGATCCAGCTCGCGGCGCCCCCGGTGGACGGGGCGGCGAACGCCGCGCTGGTGGAGTTCCTGGCCGTGGCGCTGGGGGTCCGGCGGGCCGACGTGGCGCTCCTCCGCGGCGAGGCCGGGCGGCGGAAGACGGTCCGGGTGGCGGGGATCACCGCCGCGGCGGCCGTGGCCGCGCTGGCGCCCTGA
- the otsB gene encoding trehalose-phosphatase has product MKDLLHPRHRAALDRFLGEGARRPVLLAFDYDGVLAPIVKDPAGARMRPATRGLLARLARLYPVAVVSGRAWRDTHRFVGDVVPTVVGNHGFELGHPVPVPARVLRTVRGWRRQLEAALDGVPGVHFEDKRSTLAIHYGLGRAWRRSEQAVYEAANQLAGTRLIPGKKVLNVLPHDFPSKGDAVRALLARLGCDAALYAGDDVTDEDAFAVGEPLVFGVHVGRGRTLAPWCLRAQEDVDALLERLVEARAGARPRRRAGLAR; this is encoded by the coding sequence ATGAAGGATCTCCTCCACCCCCGCCATCGCGCCGCGCTCGACCGCTTCCTCGGCGAGGGGGCGCGCCGCCCGGTCCTGCTCGCCTTCGACTACGACGGCGTCCTCGCCCCCATCGTCAAGGATCCCGCCGGCGCCCGCATGCGCCCGGCCACCCGCGGGCTCCTGGCGCGGCTGGCCAGGCTGTACCCGGTGGCGGTGGTCTCGGGGCGCGCCTGGCGCGACACCCACCGGTTCGTGGGCGACGTCGTCCCGACGGTCGTGGGGAACCACGGCTTCGAGCTCGGGCACCCGGTCCCGGTCCCGGCCCGCGTGCTGCGGACCGTGCGCGGCTGGCGGCGGCAGCTCGAGGCGGCGCTGGACGGGGTCCCGGGGGTCCACTTCGAGGACAAGCGCTCCACGCTCGCGATCCACTACGGGCTGGGGCGGGCGTGGCGCCGCTCCGAGCAGGCCGTGTACGAGGCCGCCAACCAGCTCGCCGGCACCCGGCTCATCCCGGGCAAGAAGGTGCTGAACGTGCTCCCGCACGACTTCCCGTCCAAGGGCGACGCGGTCCGCGCGCTGCTCGCGCGCCTCGGCTGCGACGCGGCGCTCTACGCGGGCGACGACGTCACCGACGAGGACGCGTTCGCGGTGGGCGAGCCGCTCGTGTTCGGCGTGCACGTGGGGCGCGGGCGCACGCTCGCGCCCTGGTGCCTGCGCGCGCAGGAGGACGTGGACGCGCTGCTGGAGCGGCTGGTGGAGGCGCGCGCCGGGGCGCGGCCGCGGCGCCGGGCGGGGCTGGCGCGGTGA